A DNA window from Deinococcus multiflagellatus contains the following coding sequences:
- the purH gene encoding bifunctional phosphoribosylaminoimidazolecarboxamide formyltransferase/IMP cyclohydrolase, giving the protein MTHTPHPPKRALLSVSDKTGVVEFARQLAERGWEILSTGGTYQSIVEAGIAARQVSDVTGFPEMLDGRVKTLHPAVHGGILARREPGHLDQLAQHGIGTIDLVCVNLYPFRETVARGAAFPEVIENIDIGGPAMIRSAAKNHAGVLVLVDPADYPVALQDEVSAAERQRLAAKAYRHTSEYDAAITAYLEGTSDELPTALPETLTLNLTRAAQVRYGENPHQPGAIYRLGAAQGPVLDARLLSGKPMSFNNYADADAAWALCQELSEQEAAVPGHEVACVAVKHANPCGVALAQSARTAWERARDADTLSVFGGVVALSRPVDLEAAQAMRGTFLEVLIAPEVSPEAAAWFAEKKPDLRVLVAGPTAGVSRLDVRPLTGGFAVQERDTRPWDDLCTEVVTNREPTEQEWLDLRFAWATVKHARSNAVVLARDGVTVGLGAGAVSRIWAAERAVANAGDRAQGSVLASEAFFPFDDVVRLAAGAGVRAILQPGGAKRDPEVIAACNELGVSMVFTGSRHFRH; this is encoded by the coding sequence GTGACCCACACACCCCACCCCCCCAAACGCGCCCTTCTTTCCGTGAGCGACAAGACCGGCGTGGTGGAATTTGCCCGCCAGCTGGCCGAGCGCGGCTGGGAAATTCTCAGCACGGGCGGCACCTACCAGAGCATTGTCGAGGCGGGCATTGCCGCCCGGCAGGTCAGCGACGTGACCGGCTTTCCCGAGATGCTGGACGGCCGGGTCAAGACCCTGCACCCGGCCGTGCACGGCGGCATCCTGGCGCGCCGCGAGCCCGGACACCTGGACCAACTGGCACAGCACGGGATTGGCACCATTGATCTGGTGTGCGTGAACCTCTATCCCTTCCGGGAAACGGTGGCGCGCGGCGCGGCCTTCCCCGAGGTGATCGAGAACATTGACATCGGCGGGCCTGCCATGATCCGCTCGGCGGCCAAGAACCACGCGGGCGTGCTGGTGCTGGTGGACCCGGCCGATTACCCGGTGGCCCTGCAGGACGAGGTGAGCGCAGCCGAGCGCCAGCGGCTGGCGGCCAAGGCCTACCGCCACACCAGCGAGTATGACGCCGCCATTACCGCCTATCTGGAAGGCACGTCGGATGAGCTGCCCACCGCACTGCCCGAGACGCTGACCCTGAACCTGACCCGCGCCGCGCAGGTGCGCTACGGCGAAAACCCGCACCAGCCCGGCGCGATCTACCGCCTGGGCGCCGCGCAGGGCCCGGTGCTGGACGCGCGGCTGCTGAGCGGCAAGCCCATGAGCTTTAACAACTACGCCGACGCCGACGCCGCCTGGGCCCTGTGCCAGGAATTGAGCGAGCAGGAAGCGGCGGTGCCCGGCCACGAAGTGGCCTGCGTGGCGGTCAAGCACGCCAACCCCTGCGGCGTGGCCCTGGCACAGAGCGCCCGCACCGCCTGGGAACGCGCCCGGGACGCCGATACCCTCAGCGTGTTCGGCGGCGTGGTGGCCCTCAGCCGCCCGGTGGACCTGGAAGCCGCGCAGGCCATGCGCGGCACCTTCCTGGAGGTGCTGATCGCCCCCGAGGTCAGCCCGGAGGCCGCCGCGTGGTTCGCCGAGAAGAAGCCGGACCTGCGTGTGCTGGTGGCGGGCCCCACGGCCGGGGTCAGCCGACTGGACGTGCGGCCCCTGACCGGCGGCTTTGCCGTGCAGGAACGCGACACCCGCCCCTGGGACGACCTGTGCACCGAGGTGGTCACCAACCGCGAACCCACCGAGCAGGAATGGCTGGATCTGCGCTTTGCCTGGGCCACGGTCAAGCACGCGCGCAGCAACGCGGTGGTGCTGGCCCGGGACGGGGTCACGGTGGGCCTGGGGGCCGGGGCGGTCAGCCGCATCTGGGCCGCCGAGCGCGCGGTGGCCAACGCGGGCGACCGCGCCCAGGGCTCGGTCCTGGCCTCGGAGGCGTTCTTCCCCTTTGACGATGTGGTGCGGCTGGCTGCCGGGGCGGGCGTGCGCGCCATTCTGCAACCCGGTGGCGCCAAGCGTGACCCCGAAGTGATTGCCGCCTGTAACGAACTGGGCGTGAGCATGGTGTTCACGGGTTCACGCCACTTCCGGCACTAA
- a CDS encoding winged helix-turn-helix transcriptional regulator, producing the protein MSMEHTGFCPVYRAIGVLQEKWVLHIVRALLNGEKGFNELARAVGGCNSATLTQRLEHLEHLSLIHKRTEDSHGKLARSVYSLTPAGLELQSVIDAIGSWAQSHLQGPETPAEPTPC; encoded by the coding sequence ATGAGCATGGAACACACTGGTTTCTGCCCGGTTTACCGGGCCATCGGGGTGTTGCAGGAAAAATGGGTGCTGCATATCGTGCGCGCCCTGCTGAATGGTGAAAAGGGCTTCAACGAACTTGCCCGGGCTGTTGGCGGCTGCAACAGCGCCACCCTGACCCAGCGCCTGGAGCACTTAGAGCACCTCAGCCTGATTCACAAGCGGACCGAGGACAGCCACGGCAAGCTGGCCCGCAGCGTCTACAGCCTCACGCCAGCCGGCCTGGAACTGCAAAGCGTCATTGACGCCATTGGCTCCTGGGCGCAGTCTCACCTGCAAGGGCCTGAGACGCCAGCCGAACCCACGCCCTGCTGA
- a CDS encoding nitroreductase family protein: MTAIATKPLTVTEAIETRRSIRKYVQEPMNQDDLREILRLASLAPSAWNAQTWRFAVVQDPAVKAQLQEAAYGQGQVTNAPAVIVVYSDMEDTLQTVEDTAHPGMGEAGRTGQRTTFDRVFGSQDVAQRGQWGLSQANIAFGFLMVAARGLGYDTVPMLGFQPEKVKEILGLPEHVQFAGLLPIGKRAEDGFPHHRHSVERLTKFY, from the coding sequence ATGACCGCGATTGCCACCAAACCCCTGACCGTCACCGAAGCCATCGAAACCCGGCGCAGCATCCGCAAGTACGTGCAGGAGCCCATGAACCAGGACGACCTGCGCGAAATCCTGCGCCTCGCCAGCCTCGCGCCCAGCGCCTGGAACGCCCAGACGTGGCGCTTTGCCGTGGTGCAGGACCCCGCCGTCAAGGCGCAGCTGCAGGAAGCCGCCTACGGTCAGGGCCAGGTGACGAACGCGCCCGCCGTGATCGTGGTGTACAGCGACATGGAAGACACCCTGCAGACTGTGGAAGACACCGCCCACCCCGGCATGGGCGAAGCGGGCCGCACCGGCCAGCGCACCACCTTTGACCGCGTGTTCGGCAGCCAGGACGTGGCCCAGCGCGGCCAGTGGGGGCTGAGCCAGGCCAACATCGCTTTCGGCTTTCTGATGGTCGCCGCCCGCGGCCTGGGCTACGACACCGTGCCTATGCTGGGCTTCCAGCCTGAGAAGGTCAAGGAAATCCTGGGCCTGCCCGAGCACGTGCAGTTTGCTGGCCTGCTGCCCATCGGCAAGCGCGCCGAGGACGGCTTCCCCCACCACCGCCACAGCGTCGAGCGCCTGACCAAGTTCTACTGA
- a CDS encoding quinone oxidoreductase family protein: MSPASFAVIVEEHGGPEVLRWQARPLPQPGPGQVRVRVEVTGVNYADVLSRRGGYGPGAPLPFVPGLDAAGTVDALGEGVTDLTVGTRVACFTAGGSYATHVLAPAAFCLPLPPGVGSEQAAALVPLSTAFGVLQAAGVQPGETVLIHAAGGGVGHLAVQLARARGARVLAVVGDPGRAEFVRGLGADAVVNRHTQDFAALTLDLTGGRGADVILDSVGGETAERGLGCLARFGRLVTYGHAGGRPGLIPTAPLHGEGRAVIGYSGGTLRQHRPEQARTVALAALEALARGDVRVHTGLTLPLHHAAEAHRRAQAGAVSERLTLMAPYTDSVHFRNIQKRTGCSSNSRKSVPFPSPSGRKNSVRCDGIFRKPY, encoded by the coding sequence ATGAGCCCCGCTTCATTTGCCGTCATCGTGGAAGAACATGGAGGCCCCGAGGTGCTGCGTTGGCAGGCCCGGCCCCTGCCCCAGCCCGGCCCAGGTCAGGTGCGGGTGCGCGTGGAGGTCACCGGCGTGAACTACGCCGATGTGCTGTCCCGGCGCGGCGGCTACGGGCCCGGCGCGCCGCTGCCGTTCGTGCCTGGACTGGACGCCGCCGGCACTGTGGACGCGCTGGGTGAAGGCGTGACCGACCTGACCGTGGGCACGCGGGTGGCCTGTTTCACCGCCGGGGGCAGCTACGCCACCCACGTGCTCGCGCCCGCCGCGTTCTGCCTGCCGCTCCCACCCGGGGTCGGCAGTGAGCAGGCCGCCGCACTGGTGCCGCTCTCCACGGCGTTCGGGGTGCTGCAGGCGGCTGGGGTGCAACCGGGTGAAACGGTCCTCATTCACGCGGCTGGGGGCGGTGTGGGGCACCTCGCCGTGCAACTGGCCCGGGCCCGGGGCGCGCGGGTGCTGGCCGTGGTGGGCGACCCAGGCCGCGCCGAATTCGTGCGTGGCCTGGGCGCGGACGCCGTGGTGAACCGCCACACGCAGGATTTTGCCGCCCTGACCCTAGACCTGACCGGTGGCCGGGGCGCCGACGTGATTCTGGATTCGGTGGGCGGCGAGACCGCCGAGCGCGGTCTGGGCTGCCTCGCCCGGTTTGGCCGGCTGGTGACCTACGGGCATGCGGGCGGGCGCCCCGGCCTGATCCCTACCGCGCCTCTGCACGGCGAGGGCCGGGCCGTGATCGGGTATTCCGGCGGCACCCTGCGCCAGCACCGCCCCGAGCAGGCCCGGACCGTGGCGCTGGCGGCCCTGGAGGCCCTGGCGCGCGGTGACGTGCGGGTGCACACCGGCCTGACCCTGCCCCTTCACCACGCGGCCGAGGCCCACCGCCGCGCCCAGGCGGGCGCCGTGAGCGAGCGCCTCACGTTGATGGCCCCTTATACGGATTCCGTCCATTTCCGTAACATCCAGAAAAGAACTGGATGTTCCTCCAATTCCCGGAAATCCGTACCCTTTCCCTCTCCCTCCGGTCGGAAAAATTCCGTCAGGTGTGACGGAATTTTTCGGAAGCCGTATTAG
- a CDS encoding ABC-F family ATP-binding cassette domain-containing protein: protein MPKAAGIARSYADRTIFDNLDLDVGPGDRVALIGANGSGKSSLLRLLAGLDTPDAGTVTRTGRVALLAQQAELQGTVLDAVTPAELQRTRLALAAATLALDGGQGEALQAFADAEEHWRVAGGYDFEARAEAVLSGLDLRGDAPADRLSGGQTRRVLLARLLLSPADVHLLDEPTNHLDSAGAMWLEDWIRASPAAFVLASHDRAFLDAVATRTAELERGELREYPGAYTEAMRLKATLREAQARDHAAYQRKRAALDEERRRQASKGAVQENRRRARDNDKFLSSHKAGRAQQIHSARARAMQKQLDRLDEQAVAKPYADGRVVRLNLPPAPPGPAEVLRAQGLTVTRGGRPVLSGVNLEVRRGERVALTGPNGGGKSTLLRALLGELPAQGTVHWGAGLTRAVLEQGGEELRGLHTVGDALLDANPHLSPHQLHEVAAGLQVPGGPAFALDALSGGQRTRLSLARLSVTRAQVLVLDEPTNHLDVQAIEALEGFLLTFPGTVLLASHDRTLISRVATRVWRVEGGQVQVLA, encoded by the coding sequence ATGCCGAAGGCCGCAGGGATCGCGCGTTCCTACGCCGACCGCACCATCTTTGACAACCTTGATCTGGACGTGGGCCCCGGGGACCGCGTGGCGCTGATCGGCGCCAACGGCAGCGGGAAAAGTTCGCTGCTGCGGCTGCTGGCCGGTCTGGACACCCCGGACGCGGGCACCGTGACCCGCACGGGCCGGGTGGCCCTGCTGGCCCAGCAGGCCGAACTGCAGGGCACGGTGCTGGACGCCGTGACCCCCGCCGAACTGCAGCGCACCCGCCTCGCCCTGGCCGCCGCGACCCTGGCCCTGGACGGCGGCCAGGGCGAGGCGCTTCAGGCTTTTGCCGACGCCGAGGAACACTGGCGCGTGGCGGGCGGCTACGACTTCGAGGCGCGGGCCGAAGCGGTGCTTTCGGGGTTAGACCTGCGCGGCGACGCCCCCGCTGACCGGCTGTCGGGCGGGCAGACGCGGCGTGTGCTGCTGGCGAGGCTGCTGCTCTCGCCCGCCGACGTGCACCTGCTGGACGAACCCACCAACCATCTGGACAGCGCGGGGGCCATGTGGCTGGAAGACTGGATTCGGGCCTCGCCCGCTGCCTTCGTGCTGGCCAGCCACGACCGCGCCTTTCTGGACGCGGTGGCCACGCGCACGGCCGAACTGGAACGCGGCGAGCTGCGCGAGTACCCCGGCGCCTACACCGAGGCCATGCGACTGAAAGCCACCCTGCGCGAGGCCCAGGCGCGCGACCACGCGGCCTACCAGCGCAAGCGCGCCGCCCTGGACGAGGAGCGGCGCCGGCAGGCCAGCAAGGGCGCCGTGCAGGAGAACCGCCGCCGCGCCCGCGACAACGACAAGTTTCTGTCCAGCCACAAGGCCGGGCGTGCCCAGCAGATTCATTCGGCCCGCGCCCGCGCCATGCAGAAACAGCTGGACCGCCTGGACGAGCAGGCGGTGGCCAAACCCTACGCCGATGGACGGGTGGTGCGGCTCAACCTGCCCCCAGCGCCCCCTGGCCCGGCCGAGGTGCTGCGCGCCCAGGGCCTGACCGTCACGCGGGGCGGGCGGCCTGTGCTGAGCGGGGTGAACCTGGAGGTGCGCCGGGGTGAGCGCGTGGCCCTGACCGGCCCCAATGGCGGCGGCAAAAGTACCCTGCTGCGCGCGCTGCTGGGCGAGCTGCCAGCCCAGGGCACCGTGCACTGGGGCGCGGGGCTCACCCGGGCCGTTCTTGAGCAGGGCGGCGAGGAGCTGCGCGGCCTGCATACGGTGGGCGACGCCCTGCTGGACGCCAACCCGCACCTGAGCCCCCACCAGCTGCACGAAGTGGCGGCTGGGCTGCAGGTGCCGGGTGGCCCCGCCTTTGCCCTGGACGCCCTTTCGGGTGGCCAGCGCACCCGCCTGAGCCTAGCCCGCCTGAGCGTGACCCGCGCCCAGGTGCTGGTGCTGGACGAACCCACCAACCACCTGGACGTGCAGGCCATTGAAGCCCTGGAAGGCTTCCTGCTGACCTTTCCGGGCACAGTGCTGCTGGCCAGCCACGACCGCACCCTGATTTCGCGGGTGGCCACCCGGGTCTGGCGGGTGGAGGGCGGACAGGTTCAGGTGCTGGCCTAA
- a CDS encoding serine hydrolase domain-containing protein: MTPPLPRTSPEAQGLSSRAVLAWLDALAEGGLELHSFMLLRAGAVVAEGHWAPYTPARVHHLYSLSKSVTAMAVGCLVADGRVQVEDRLVDHFPDALPETVSPHLAAMRIEDLLTMRSGHAEDITGALMAAQDGDWVRAFLAQPVAHPPGTGFVYNSAATFMLSALVQRLSGQPLLDFLRPRLLGPLGIEEARWAANGQGIHLGGWGLHLTTEGIARFGQFCLQRGEWAGQALLPAAWVDAAVRAHVPPGDDPGSDWAQGYGYQFWRCRHGAYRADGALGQFCIVMPREGAVLAITANVADMQRVLDHVWTHLRGDMGAGACPEDPTALAALRARCEGLHLPLPAPGAPGPTAPQEATYVFEANDLGLTACWVVLGPGGGTLTFADERGKHPVSVGWLDWHEGRTTAWPVSEEPMLGRAVPTRDGGQLVTLLWPEAGFHWSVTVNEAAGTLTLMPPATMGFADRPLRAVRADVLA; the protein is encoded by the coding sequence GTGACCCCTCCACTGCCGCGTACCTCTCCCGAAGCGCAGGGCCTGTCGTCGCGCGCCGTGCTGGCGTGGCTGGACGCGCTGGCCGAAGGCGGCCTGGAACTTCACAGTTTCATGTTGCTGCGCGCAGGGGCGGTGGTGGCCGAAGGGCACTGGGCCCCCTACACCCCGGCGCGCGTGCATCATCTGTATTCGCTGAGCAAAAGCGTGACGGCGATGGCGGTGGGCTGTCTGGTGGCGGATGGGCGGGTGCAGGTGGAGGACCGGCTGGTAGACCATTTCCCGGACGCGCTGCCGGAGACCGTGTCGCCCCACCTGGCCGCCATGCGCATTGAAGACCTGCTGACCATGCGCAGCGGCCACGCCGAGGACATCACCGGCGCCCTGATGGCAGCCCAGGATGGCGACTGGGTGCGGGCCTTTCTGGCGCAGCCCGTGGCGCACCCGCCCGGCACCGGGTTCGTGTACAACAGCGCGGCCACCTTCATGCTCTCGGCGCTGGTGCAGCGGCTCTCGGGGCAGCCCCTGCTGGACTTCCTGCGCCCCCGGCTGCTGGGGCCGCTGGGCATTGAAGAGGCGCGCTGGGCTGCCAATGGGCAGGGCATCCACCTGGGCGGCTGGGGCCTGCACCTGACCACCGAAGGCATAGCGCGCTTTGGGCAGTTCTGCTTGCAGCGGGGCGAGTGGGCGGGGCAAGCCCTGCTGCCTGCCGCGTGGGTGGACGCCGCCGTGCGGGCCCATGTGCCGCCCGGCGACGACCCCGGCAGCGACTGGGCCCAGGGCTACGGCTACCAGTTCTGGCGCTGTCGCCACGGCGCCTACCGGGCCGACGGCGCCCTTGGTCAGTTCTGCATCGTGATGCCGCGCGAGGGGGCGGTGCTGGCGATCACCGCCAACGTCGCTGACATGCAGCGCGTACTGGACCACGTCTGGACCCACCTGCGCGGGGACATGGGCGCCGGGGCGTGCCCTGAGGACCCCACCGCGCTGGCCGCCCTGCGTGCCCGCTGCGAGGGGCTGCACCTGCCGCTGCCCGCGCCGGGCGCCCCTGGCCCCACGGCACCCCAGGAAGCGACCTACGTGTTCGAGGCCAACGATCTGGGCCTGACCGCCTGCTGGGTGGTGCTGGGCCCAGGGGGCGGCACCCTCACCTTCGCTGACGAGCGGGGCAAGCACCCAGTATCGGTGGGCTGGCTGGACTGGCACGAGGGCCGCACCACCGCGTGGCCCGTCAGCGAGGAACCCATGCTGGGCCGGGCGGTGCCCACGCGCGACGGTGGACAGCTCGTCACACTGCTGTGGCCAGAAGCCGGCTTTCACTGGAGCGTGACGGTGAATGAGGCGGCCGGCACCCTGACGCTGATGCCGCCCGCCACGATGGGCTTTGCTGACCGGCCCCTGCGCGCCGTCCGGGCCGATGTGCTGGCCTGA
- a CDS encoding metal ABC transporter permease produces the protein MDWLTDPLQFGFFVRALLAVTLVSVLCALVGAWVVLRGLSYIGDAMSHAVLPGIVAAFLMKGNLLLGALVAAVLTALGIGAVGRRSGLKQDSAIGIVFVGMFALGIVLLSRVPTFTTDLSNFLIGNPLGVTPADLWGALALTALVGGLLGALQKELLLASFDPTEARAVGLPVRRLDSLLLIVIGLVVVLTVQLVGTTLSVSLLITSSAAARLLSRSLKKMMALSALLGTAGGVTGLYLSYFLNTAPGATIVLVNTAVFLLALLVRKRE, from the coding sequence ATGGACTGGCTCACTGACCCCCTGCAATTCGGCTTTTTCGTGCGCGCCTTGCTGGCCGTCACGCTGGTCAGCGTGCTCTGCGCGCTGGTGGGCGCCTGGGTGGTCCTGCGCGGGCTGAGTTACATCGGGGACGCCATGAGCCACGCGGTGCTGCCGGGCATCGTGGCGGCGTTTCTGATGAAGGGCAACCTCCTGCTGGGCGCGCTGGTGGCCGCCGTGCTGACCGCCCTGGGCATTGGCGCGGTGGGGCGGCGCAGCGGCCTGAAACAGGACAGCGCCATTGGCATTGTGTTCGTGGGGATGTTCGCCCTGGGGATCGTGCTGCTTTCGCGCGTGCCCACCTTCACCACCGACCTGAGCAACTTTCTGATTGGCAACCCGCTGGGCGTGACCCCGGCCGATCTGTGGGGCGCGCTGGCCTTGACGGCGCTGGTGGGCGGCCTGCTGGGCGCGCTGCAAAAGGAACTCCTGCTGGCCTCATTTGACCCCACCGAAGCGCGGGCGGTGGGGCTCCCCGTGCGGCGGCTTGACAGCCTGCTGCTGATCGTCATTGGCCTGGTGGTGGTCCTGACCGTGCAGCTGGTGGGCACCACCCTCAGCGTGAGCCTGCTGATCACGTCCAGCGCGGCGGCCCGGCTGCTGTCGCGCAGCCTGAAAAAGATGATGGCGCTCTCGGCGCTGCTGGGCACAGCGGGCGGCGTCACGGGGCTGTATCTCAGCTATTTCCTGAACACAGCCCCCGGCGCGACCATTGTGCTGGTGAATACGGCGGTGTTCCTGCTGGCCCTGCTGGTGAGAAAGCGGGAATAA
- a CDS encoding metal ABC transporter ATP-binding protein: protein MLGVDNLTVTYGAHTALERASVRFEAGSFSAVIGPNGAGKSTLLKTLVGLLPDPQGAVRFDPGHTARGCISYVPQQQTLDWAFPVTVWDVAMMGRTGRLGWLRWPGRKDRQIVEAALKETGVYELRGRHIGALSGGQRQRVLLARMLARQGHLLLLDEPLTGVDAATQEQLMALLRAQADKGRAVVMVTHDLEQARRWCDHLVLVNRRVVADGTPEQVYTTANIEATFSTSHLGPTHA, encoded by the coding sequence ATGCTGGGCGTGGACAATCTGACCGTGACCTACGGCGCGCACACCGCCCTGGAGCGGGCCAGCGTGCGCTTTGAGGCGGGGTCGTTCAGTGCGGTGATTGGCCCCAACGGTGCGGGCAAAAGCACGCTGCTCAAAACCCTGGTGGGCCTACTGCCCGACCCCCAGGGCGCGGTGCGCTTTGACCCGGGGCACACCGCGCGCGGCTGCATTTCCTACGTGCCGCAGCAGCAGACCCTGGACTGGGCCTTTCCGGTGACCGTGTGGGACGTGGCGATGATGGGCCGCACCGGGCGCCTGGGCTGGCTGCGCTGGCCGGGGCGCAAGGACCGGCAGATCGTGGAAGCGGCCCTGAAGGAAACCGGCGTGTACGAGCTGCGGGGCCGCCACATTGGGGCGCTCTCGGGCGGGCAGCGCCAGCGGGTGCTGCTGGCCCGCATGCTGGCGCGCCAGGGCCACCTGCTGCTGCTGGACGAACCCCTGACCGGCGTGGACGCCGCCACCCAGGAACAGCTGATGGCCCTGCTGCGCGCCCAGGCCGACAAGGGCCGCGCCGTGGTGATGGTCACCCACGACCTCGAACAGGCCCGGCGCTGGTGCGACCATCTGGTGCTGGTCAACCGCCGCGTGGTGGCCGATGGCACCCCCGAGCAGGTGTACACCACCGCCAACATTGAAGCCACCTTCAGCACCAGCCACCTGGGGCCCACGCATGCGTAG
- a CDS encoding metal ABC transporter solute-binding protein, Zn/Mn family: MTRALILAALLAGGAQAAPLQVSATTSIIADFVQAVGGSRVQVTVMVPPGGDTHTFQPSTGVIRTLAQSRLLFANGAGLEPWLPKLQASAPKVPVKLLTQGLKLQPANHEAGHGDHAGHGALDPHAWWDAGLAAGYVNNVQQALSALDPAGKAAYAKNAAAYRKALAAADAYAKKQFATVPAARRVVVTNHDSLHYFASRYGLKVVGAVIPGLGTEREPSARELATLAQTMKKTGARVIFTENTVNARLAQTLASEAGAVVAPPLYTDALGPKGSAGDTFLKALRANVDIMVRALKQAR, encoded by the coding sequence ATGACGCGGGCCCTTATTTTGGCGGCGCTGCTGGCGGGCGGCGCCCAGGCCGCGCCCCTGCAGGTGAGCGCCACCACCAGCATCATCGCCGACTTTGTGCAGGCGGTGGGCGGCAGCCGCGTGCAGGTCACCGTGATGGTGCCCCCTGGCGGCGACACGCACACCTTTCAGCCCTCGACGGGCGTGATCCGCACCCTGGCGCAAAGCCGCCTGCTGTTCGCCAACGGAGCAGGCCTGGAACCGTGGCTGCCCAAATTGCAGGCCAGCGCTCCCAAAGTGCCGGTCAAGCTGCTGACCCAGGGCCTGAAGCTCCAGCCGGCCAACCATGAGGCCGGGCACGGTGACCATGCGGGCCACGGCGCGCTGGACCCCCATGCGTGGTGGGATGCGGGGCTGGCGGCCGGTTACGTGAACAATGTCCAGCAGGCCCTGAGTGCGCTTGACCCGGCGGGCAAGGCCGCGTACGCGAAGAACGCCGCCGCCTACCGCAAGGCGCTGGCCGCCGCCGACGCCTACGCGAAAAAACAGTTTGCCACCGTGCCCGCCGCGCGCCGGGTGGTGGTCACCAACCACGACAGCCTGCACTACTTCGCCAGCCGCTACGGCCTGAAGGTGGTGGGCGCGGTGATTCCCGGCCTGGGCACCGAACGCGAACCCAGCGCCCGCGAACTGGCGACCCTGGCCCAGACCATGAAAAAGACCGGCGCCCGCGTGATTTTCACCGAGAACACCGTCAACGCCCGCCTGGCCCAGACCCTGGCCAGCGAGGCCGGCGCCGTGGTGGCCCCGCCCCTGTACACCGACGCCCTGGGCCCCAAAGGCAGCGCGGGCGACACCTTCCTGAAAGCCCTGCGCGCCAACGTGGACATCATGGTGCGGGCGCTGAAACAGGCCCGCTAG
- the rpmB gene encoding 50S ribosomal protein L28, translating into MSRECYLTGKKNKVVNRVARRGKARAQGGVGRKTTGVTKRVQRANLHKKTIREGGVVKTVWLSASALRTLGRGAARGTELV; encoded by the coding sequence ATGAGCCGTGAATGTTACCTGACCGGCAAGAAGAACAAGGTCGTCAACCGCGTGGCCCGGCGTGGCAAGGCGCGCGCCCAGGGCGGCGTGGGCCGCAAGACCACCGGCGTCACCAAGCGGGTGCAGCGGGCCAATCTGCACAAGAAGACCATCCGCGAGGGCGGCGTGGTCAAGACCGTGTGGCTCAGTGCCTCGGCGCTGCGCACCCTGGGCCGGGGGGCCGCGCGCGGCACCGAACTCGTATGA
- a CDS encoding CobW family GTP-binding protein → MNSPARPTPPPTSIPVTVLCGFLGAGKTTLLNHLLTQTNGQRIAVIVNEFGAVNIDASLVVKTDEQITELSNGCICCTLRGDLLHAVDELLRTRELDAILIESTGIGEPLPIAQTFCLTPEELELEPEDGQPALPNLLGRVHVDAMVTVVDSAQFFALWNRQDAIPGDDFERGFGELLAEQLEFADIVVLNKLDLAAPEDVRLLRDLVRITNPRARVLDATHGVLPAGVLLNTGLFDFDQASGLDAWMAELGRAHTPESETYGLETHLFRAERPFDPDKLTRALTAGLPRNVIRSKGWVNLGDGAATLWNHTGRQLALEQAGEWLDPVQAHSELVFIGRALDGPALDTLLTSALQG, encoded by the coding sequence GTGAACAGTCCTGCCCGGCCCACCCCACCCCCCACCTCCATTCCGGTCACCGTGCTGTGCGGCTTTCTGGGGGCCGGCAAGACCACGCTGCTCAACCACCTGCTGACCCAGACGAACGGGCAGCGCATCGCCGTGATTGTCAATGAGTTCGGGGCCGTGAACATTGACGCCTCGCTGGTGGTCAAGACGGATGAACAGATCACCGAACTGTCCAACGGCTGTATCTGCTGCACGCTGCGCGGCGACCTGCTGCACGCCGTGGACGAGTTGCTGCGCACGCGCGAACTGGACGCCATCCTGATCGAGTCCACCGGGATTGGCGAGCCGCTGCCGATTGCCCAGACGTTCTGCCTGACCCCCGAAGAACTGGAACTGGAGCCCGAAGACGGCCAGCCCGCCCTGCCCAACCTGCTGGGCCGCGTGCATGTGGACGCGATGGTGACCGTGGTGGACAGCGCACAGTTTTTTGCGCTGTGGAACCGTCAGGACGCCATTCCCGGCGACGATTTTGAGCGCGGCTTTGGCGAACTGCTGGCCGAGCAGCTGGAATTCGCGGACATCGTGGTGCTGAACAAATTGGATCTCGCCGCGCCAGAGGATGTGCGCCTGCTGCGCGACCTCGTGCGGATTACCAACCCACGCGCCCGGGTGCTGGACGCCACACATGGCGTGCTGCCGGCTGGGGTTCTGCTGAACACCGGCCTCTTCGACTTTGACCAGGCCAGTGGGCTGGACGCCTGGATGGCCGAGTTGGGCAGGGCGCACACGCCGGAATCGGAAACCTATGGCCTGGAGACGCACCTCTTCCGCGCCGAGCGGCCCTTTGACCCCGACAAGTTGACCCGCGCGCTGACCGCCGGGTTGCCGCGCAACGTGATTCGCTCCAAGGGTTGGGTGAACCTGGGCGACGGCGCCGCGACCCTGTGGAACCACACCGGGCGGCAACTGGCGCTGGAACAGGCCGGCGAGTGGCTGGACCCCGTCCAGGCCCACAGCGAACTGGTCTTTATTGGCCGCGCGCTGGACGGCCCGGCGCTGGACACACTCCTGACCAGCGCCCTGCAGGGTTGA